The Ahaetulla prasina isolate Xishuangbanna chromosome 4, ASM2864084v1, whole genome shotgun sequence genome has a window encoding:
- the LOC131198055 gene encoding olfactory receptor 10A4-like gives MKTGNHSCLTEIVLLGFSDFQTIQELLFSLILIFYLIALMGNSLVLLLTIFSPTLHTPMYFFLWNLSFLEIGYTSSISPKMLVNLLSEKQTISFWGCGCQMYFFLLFGVTECCLLCVMAYDRYVAICKPLQYPYIMNYRKCAILAAVSWATGVFVGLGYSVLIFSFPFCGSNQISHFFCDLIPILRLASTYTYKNEVVISTLTVLADIILFFLILYSYILIISTILMMPLAKDRHKAFSTCSSHLTVVCIFYGTIIFTYLRPNSADSADSNRVFALLYTVVTPSLNPIIYSLRNKEIKAAFMKSLRKKQSF, from the coding sequence ATGAAAACAGGCAATCACTCCTGTCTCACCGAAATTGTCCTCTTGGGCTTTTCAGATTTCCAGACAATACAAGAACTTCTGTTTTCCCTCATTCTAATATTTTATCTCATAGCCTTGATGGGCAACAGCCTGGTTTTACTCCTCACCATTTTCAGTCCCACACTTCACACCCCAATGTACTTCTTCCTCTGGAACTTGTCCTTTTTGGAAATTGGCTACACTTCATCCATCAGCCCAAAGATGCTAGTGAACTTATTATCAGAAAAACAAACTATTTCGTTTTGGGGATGTGGATGTCAAATgtatttcttccttctctttggtGTCACCGAGTGTTGTCTTCTTTGTGTCATGGCATATGACCGCTATGTTGCTATTTGCAAACCCTTGCAATACCCATATATTATGAACTATAGGAAATGTGCTATACTTGCTGCTGTGTCATGGGCCACTGGTGTTTTTGTAGGTTTAGGGTACTCTGTTTTAATATTCAGTTTTCCCTTCTGTGGTTCAAACCAAATTAGTCATTTCTTCTGTGACCTTATTCCTATTCTGAGATTGGCATCTACATATACTTACAAAAACGAGGTGGTCATTTCTACATTAACTGTGCTAGCTGACATAATACTCTTTTTTCTCATCCTCTATTCCTACATCCTCATTATCTCAACTATTCTCATGATGCCACTGGCCAAGGACAGACACAAAGCCTTTTCCACTTGTTCCTCACATCTCACTGTGGTCTGCATTTTCTATGGAACTATCATTTTTACTTACCTTCGTCCCAATTCAGCAGATTCTGCAGACAGTAACAGGGTTTTTGCCTTGCTCTACACAGTAGTGACTCCAAGTTTGAACCCTATCATTTACAGCTTGAGGAACAAAGAGATAAAAGCTGCTTTCATGAAatcattaagaaagaaacagtctTTCTAA
- the LOC131198057 gene encoding olfactory receptor 10AG1-like codes for MKKVNQSCLTEIVLLGFSDFQSIRELLFCLVLMFYFMALVGNGLILFLIFLSPALHTPMYFFLWNLSFLEIGYTSSISPKMLVNLLSEKQTISFWSCGCQMCFFLLFGVTECCLLCVMAYDRYVAICKPLQYPYIMNYRECVMLAATSWAIGISLGLGHSISIFTLPFCGSNRISHFFCDLMPVLRLASTNTYKNEVAIAVLTVVVDLTPFLLILVSYILIIFTILRMPEAKNRRKAFSTCSSHLTVVFIFYGTVIFTYIRPNSEYSVDTNRFLALLYTVVTPSLNPIIYSLRNKEIKAAFKKLVTKKQSS; via the exons ATGAAAAAAGTCAACCAGTCCTGTCTCACCGAGATTGTCCTCCTAGGCTTCTCAGATTTCCAGTCTATCCGAGAACTTCTCTTCTGCTTGGTACTAATGTTCTATTTTATGGCCTTGGTAGGCAATGGTCTGATCTTGTTCCTCATCTTTCTCAGTCCTGCTCTTCACACACCAATGTACTTCTTCCTCTGGAACTTGTCCTTTTTGGAAATTGGCTACACTTCCTCCATCAGCCCAAAAATGCTAGTGAACTTATTATCAGAGAAACAAACTATATCTTTTTGGAGCTGTGGCTgtcaaatgtgtttttttcttctcttcggtGTCACTGAGTGTTGTCTTCTTTGTGTCATGGCATATGACCGCTATGTTGCAATTTGCAAACCCTTGCAATATCCTTATATCATGAACTACAGGGAATGTGTTATGCTTGCTGCTACCTCGTGGGCCATTGGTATTTCCTTGGGTTTGGGACATTCAATTTCAATCTTTACCCTTCCCTTTTGTGGATCAAATAGAATCAGCCATTTCTTCTGTGATCTTATGCCTGTTCTGAGACTGGCTTCCACCAATACTTACAAAAATGAGGTGGCCATTGCTGTTTTAACAGTGGTGGTTGACTTGACACCCTTTTTGCTCATCCTTGTTTCTTACATCCTCATTATCTTCACTATTCTCAGAATGCCAGAG GCCAAGAACAGGCGCAAAGCATTTTCCACTTGTTCCTCACATCTCACTGTTGTCTTCATTTTCTACGGAACTGTCATTTTTACTTACATTCGCCCAAATTCAGAATATTCTGTGGACACAAACAGATTTCTTGCCCTGCTCTACACTGTAGTGACCCCAAGCTTGAACCCCATCATTTACAGCTTGAGGAACAAAGAGATAAAAGCTGCTTTCAAGAAATTAGTAACCAAGAAACAGTCTTCCTGA
- the LOC131198058 gene encoding olfactory receptor 10AG1-like — protein sequence MSFNLDNTTKKDNQSCLTEMILIGFSDFKTIQQFLFCLVLIFYFIALMGNSLVLILIIFSPTLHTPMYFFLWNMSFLEIGYTSTISPKMLMNLLLENQTISLWGCGCQMCFFVLFSVTECCLLCAMAYDRYVAICKPLQYPSIMNYRECANFVAASWAFGILMGLGQSVSIFTLPFCGLNRISHFFCDIMPVLRLTSTDTYKNEVANAILTMVFALVPLLLILFSYILIISTILMMPVAKNRQKAFSTCSSHLTVVLLYYGTITAAYIHPNSANSQDNNRFLALLYTVVTPSLNPIIYSLRNKEIKAAFQKIVAKLCVFLR from the exons ATGA gCTTCAACCTGGACAATACTACGAAGAAAGACAACCAGTCCTGTTTGACTGAGATGATTTTGATAGGTTTCTCAGATTTCAAGACAatacaacagtttttattttgcctggttCTAATATTCTACTTCATAGCTTTGATGGGCAACAGCCTGGTTTTGATCCTCATCATTTTTAGTCCTACCCTTCACACACCAATGTACTTCTTCCTCTGGAACATGTCTTTTTTGGAAATTGGCTACACCTCAACCATCAGCCCAAAGATGCTAATGAACTTATTATTGGAGAATCAGACTATATCCCTTTGGGGCTGTGGATGTCAAATGTGTTTCTTCGTTCTTTTTAGCGTCACTGAGTGTTGTCTTCTTTGTGCCATGGCATATGACCGCTATGTTGCCATTTGCAAACCCTTGCAATACCCATCTATCATGAACTATAGAGAATGTGCTAATTTTGTTGCTGCATCATGGGCCTTTGGGATTTTGATGGGTTTGGGGCAATCTGTTTCAATATTCACCCTTCCTTTCTGTGGGTTGAATAGAATCAGCCATTTCTTCTGTGATATTATGCCTGTTTTAAGACTGACTTCCACTGATACCTACAAAAATGAAGTGGCTAATGCCATACTAACTATGGTGTTTGCCCTGGTACCCCTTTTACTCATCCTTTTTTCCTACATCCTCATCATCTCTACTATTCTCATGATGCCAGTAGCCAAGAACAGGCAGAAAGCATTTTCCACTTGTTCCTCACATCTCACTGTTGTTCTCCTCTACTATGGAACAATCACTGCTGCCTACATTCATCCCAACTCAGCAAATTCTCAGGACAATAACAGGTTTCTTGCCCTTCTCTACACAGTAGTGACCCCAAGCTTGAACCCCATCATTTACAGCTTGAGGAATAAAGAGATAAAAGCTGCTTTCCAGAAAATAGTAGCAAAGTTATGCGTCTTCCTTAGGTAA
- the LOC131198059 gene encoding olfactory receptor 10A4-like, protein MKKENWTCLTEIVLLGFSDFQSIRELLFCLVLIFYLMSLMGNSLILILIIFSPTLHTPMYFFLWNLSFLEIGYTSSISPKMLVNLLSDNQNISFWGCEFQMCFFILFGITECCLLCVMAYDRYVAICKPLQYPCIMNLRECAKLAAASWVIGVSVGLGQSISIFTLPFCGSNRISHFFCDLMPVLRLASTNTYKNEAAIATVTVLFILVPLLLILFSYILIISTILTMPLAKNRRKAFSICSSHLTMVCIFYGTCIVTYIRPNSEYTMDSSRFLALLYTVVTPSLNPIIYSLRNKEIKAAFMKSVTRKQLFFTE, encoded by the coding sequence ATGAAGAAAGAGAACTGGACCTGTTTGACCGAAATTGTTCTGCTTGGCTTTTCAGATTTTCAGTCTATACGAGAACTTCTGTTTTGCCTGGTTCTAATATTTTACCTCATGTCTTTGATGGGCAACAGCTTGATTTTGATCCTCATCATTTTCAGTCCAACCCTGCACACCCCAATGTACTTCTTCCTCTGGAACTTGTCCTTTTTGGAAATTGGCTACACTTCCTCCATCAGCCCAAAGATGCTAGTGAACCTATTATCAGACAACCAGAACATATCATTTTGGGGCTGTGAATTTCAAATGTGTTTCTTCATTCTCTTTGGTATTACAGAGTGTTGTCTTCTTTGTGTCATGGCATATGACCGCTACGTTGCCATTTGTAAACCCTTGCAATACCCATGTATCATGAACCTCAGGGAATGTGCTAAGCTTGCTGCTGCTTCATGGGTCATTGGTGTTTCTGTGGGTCTGGGGCAATCTATTTCAATATTCACCCTTCCCTTCTGTGGGTCAAATAGAATCAGCCATTTCTTCTGTGACCTTATGCCTGTTCTGAGACTGGCATCCACTAATACTTACAAAAATGAGGCGGCTATTGCCACAGTAACAGTTTTATTTATTCTAGTACCTCTTTTGCTCATCCTGTTTTCATACATCCTCATTATTTCCACTATTCTCACAATGCCACTGGCGAAGAACAGGCGCAAAGCATTTTCCATTTGTTCCTCACATCTCACCATGGTCTGCATTTTCTACGGAACCTGCATTGTTACCTACATTCGTCCCAACTCAGAATATACCATGGACAGTAGCAGGTTCCTTGCTCTGCTCTACACAGTGGTGACCCCAAGTTTAAATCCCATCATTTACAGCTTGAGAAATAAAGAGATAAAAGCTGCTTTCATGAAATCTGTAACAAGGAAGCAGCTCTTCTTTACTGAATAA